DNA sequence from the Pseudoglutamicibacter cumminsii genome:
ACGCAACTCATCACGGCTCAACCAGCGCGCCTCATCAATCTCATCAGGCTGAGTCACCACCGCGGTCGAGGCGGCTTTCGCAGTGAAACCCACCATCAGCGAACGAGGAAACGGCCACGGCTGGGAACCCATATACGTGATGTTCGTGAGATCCAGGCCGACCTCTTCACGCATCTCACGCCGCACCGCACCCTCAAACGACTCCCCCGGCTCAACGAAACCCGCGAAAATCGAGTAACGGCCAGGCTCCCACGCCGCGTTATGCCCCACCAGAACGCGGTCATCCTCATCCGTGATCCGCACAATCACCGCTGGATCAAGCCTCGGGAACTCCTCATGGCCTTCGTTGCACACTCGCACCCAGCCAGCATCGATCGGGCACATCCTCTGCCCGCATCGCGCACAAAAAACATTCGCAGCGTTCCATGCCGTGATCGCCACAGAGGTAGCCGCCAACGCAGCATCTTGGGCCGACATACCCGCCGCAACCTGCCGGACATCAGCCCACGCCACACCGTCACGCAACGCGGCTTCGAAGCCGGCCGTTTCGACGCCAGCCGATGCAGGAACCGCAACCCACGTTTCACCATCGACGCGACCAAGCCACACGGCATCCGGCCACGCAACAACCGCATCGTCGGCAGGGAGGTCACCCACCGTCAGCGGTGCGAGTTCATGCCCTTCGACCAGCACCGAACTGCGGTCAACCACCACAACCCGGGTTGCAGAGTCACCCAAAGCAGATTCAAGCCACGCTTGATCGCGACGGTCCATACCACCGCGATCCCACCCGAAGCCCGAGAACGGAACCGACGCAAAAGACATACAACTACCGTAACCGGTGCACGCCGCACACCCAGCAAAAACCAGTTGCACCCTCAGGGTGTCTTCAGACAAGCAAACCGAGCCATAACAACGTAACGTTATGAGGGTGAAACGCAGTACCTTCGACCTCGCCGCTATCGCAACAGCCGCCGTGCCCGGGCTTTCCGCCGTGCAGGCCGGACGCCTCCCGGAAGACTCGGCTGACTTCGACTCCGCGCTCATCGTGGACTCCAAAGGCAAACGGTGGCGCGTCACCAGCCCCCGCCACGTCGACGCGAGCATGAAGCTCGAGACCGAACAGAGCGCACTCAACACGCTCACCGCGGCGGCACGCGCCACGTTGCCGTTCTCTGTGCCCACGATCGCGGGAACTGTGGTTCAAGGGCAGCTGCGCACTTTCGTGTACCACCACTTGGTTGGGCACGTGCTCGATTTGCAGGAGCTTGAAACTGAGCAGGGGCGGGAGCTCGCACGGGAGATTGGGCGTGCGATCGCCGCGATTCACGCGCTTAAGCATGACCTGGTTGAGGCTTCTGGTCTTCCTGTTTTTGAGGCGGAGGATGTTCGCCGCGGCATGTTGTCGCAGCTCGATCACGTCGCGGAGTCGGGCAAGGTCCCGCCGGAGCTTTTGCGCCGGTGGGAAGAGATGATGGAGAACGTTGCGTGGTGGAAGTTCAACACCACTGTGGTTCACGGCGATCTGCACGAGGAACGTTTGTTCATCAATGATGGTCGTTTGCAGGCTGTCACTGGTTGGTCTGCTTTGCGGGTTGGTGACCCTGCGGCTGATTTGGCGTGGGTTTTGGGTATTGAGAACCCTGACACTGTGGACGCGATTTTCGATGCGTACGCTGAGGCCCGCGGCCAGCTGGGTGACGATGATTTGCGTAACCGCGCGATGTTGGCTGCTGAGTTTGCGTTGGCGTCGTGGCTTTCTGGTGCGTTGACTCACGCTGATCAGGCTCAGATTGATCAGGCGGAGGCTTCGTTGCAGCAGCTGAACGAGAACATTTTGGCTGTTCAGCGTTACGAGGAGGAGCAGCGGCGTGCCGCTGAGGAAGCCGAGCGTCTGCGTCTTGAGGAGGAGCAGCGGCAACGCGAAGAGGCTGAGCGGCAGCGCCTCGAAGAGGAACAGCGGCAACGCGAAGAGGAAGCCGCCCGCGAAGAGGAAGTCGCCCGCGAAGCTGAGGCGGAGGCTGAGGAAACGGCGGCTGAATTCGAAGACACCGCTGAGTCTGACAGCACCGAACCGGATGCCGCCACTGAATCAGAGGGTGCGATTGAGGACCTCGACACGACGGCTATCCCCGTCGTTGACGCAGATGAGCACGCCACGGACGCCAAGGGTTCCAAGGAACACTCCTAGTTCCTCCGCCGAGCTCATAGTTCCGGGTTTATAGCGCCTGGTTCACGCCCCCTGGTTGACGACATCGTTCAGAGCGGTTTCGAGTTCGGTTTCGGTTGCGAGCTGGTCTTCATCGGGCCAGATCGTGGTTCCGTGGCCTACGTAGTAGAACGCGGTTTTGATCTTCTCGATAGGTGTTCCGGTGAGGCGTGACCATGCGAGCCTGTACACGGCGAGCTGTCGGGCTTTCGCGGGTAGTTCTTTACTCGATGGGACGCGGCCGGTCTTCCAGTCGACGAGTAGCCAGCCGTCTCCCTCTTGGTAGACGGCATCGATGAATCCGCGGACGCTGACTCCCGCGATCGCCGTTTCGATCGGAGCTTCCACCTGGTACGGGGTGCGGTCTGCCCATTCGGAAGCGAGGAACCCTTCTTTGAGGGCGTCCAGGGTCGCGGAGTCGTCGGCGTCTTCGTAGACGTCGTGGTCAGCTATGAGTTGGTCGTCTAGGCCGAATCCGGATGCCTTGTTGAAGTGTTCTTCGACCCATTCGTGGAACTCGGTTCCCTGTTGGGCGGCGATCCCTGGACGATGTGGGACGGGACGGATTAGGTTGCGGACCGCGTCGCTCTGGTTTTGTCCCGCTTCAACGAGTAGCGATGCCCGGACGTGGCTTGGTTTCCACGTTTCTTGTTGGTTGGCGGCTGCACGTTCGAGAAGCAACAGGTGCGCTTCGTGAGCCCATTCGCGGCCAGCATCTGTGTGCATATGTTCAGCGAGGGTCTCGCCTCTCACACCTTCGGCTTCGAGTCTTGCTGCGGCGGCACGCACTTGGTCGGCAGCCGCTTCGACCGCGGCACGACGCCCGGCCGCCGGCGCGGGGACCACACGCTGAACCTGGCTGGATGCTTCGTGTGGTTCCTCAAGATTCCGCAGATCTTGTTCTGCGGATCCCTGTTCCCCATCGGGCAGGCTGCCGGCGGGAGGTTCGGGTTGGATGTAGCGGATCGTGGGGCCTTCGAGCGGGTCGTAGGGCCACGCGGCTTCGACTACCGTGCTGGATTCTGGGTTCGCTTCAGCGTTTTCCTCTTCTTGGGTGAGGGTTCTAGAAACCACGATGTTGGAGGCCGTTGGTTCGCCGACCGCCATCTCGGTGAGTTCTATCAGGAACTGCGATGGTTCGACGGGCTTCTTATTGGTGCTTTTGAACCGGCTGGTGCTGCACAGAACTAGATCCCGGGCGCGCGTCACACCAACGTAGGCGAGGCGACGTTCTTCGTTGACCGTGTGGTCAATGAGGGCGGCCTTGTATTCCGGGAAGCCTTCTTTTTTCTTCCGTCTGGTGGAGTCGATCTCGTTGAGGTCGGTGAGGTCTTGTTGGTTATCCACCCACTGTGAGGGGTCTTCTAGCGCAGTGAATTGTGGGAGACCTTGACGGTCGCCCCGCAGCGGCCATGGAAATTCCCCGGCATTTTTCACCCAGTTGGTCAGGCGACCCGTCGGAAAGTCGCTTTCACGCATCCCGGGTAGGGCGACGATATCCCATTCGAGGCCCTTTGACCCGTGGACGGTCAGGATTTGCACGGTTCCGTCAGTTGCGGGTTCGGGTGCTTCCTCGAAGCCGCCTCCGTGTTCAATTGCGATGTTGAGCCATTCGAGGAATGCGGTGAGGTCTGGTGTTTCTTGGGCCTCGTCGAATGTCACGACGACGTCCATGAACGCGTCGACGTGCCGGCGTGCGCTCGCTTCCTGAGCGTACGGACGGGCGAGCAGTTCGATGTCGAGGCCTAGAGCTCGTTCGATTTCGGTCACCAGCGTAGGAAGATCCTCGTTAGCCATGGACCGCAGATAGGTCAGTTCATCTTTGAGACGGGTGAGGCGCCGGTGGGCGGCTTCGCTGAGTGAGCGTCCAGACTTGGATACCCACCCGGGTTTCGGGAGGTTGTGGAGCGCTTCGATGAGGCTTGCGCTTTCAACGATTTCACCCGTGTCGGAGGCGTATCCGCGGTCGCTTTCGAGTGTTCCGTCTTCGGACTCGAAGTCGGCTGAGAGCTGGTTTTGGATCGCGTAGCCGCGTCGTTTCGCGCGATATTCGGCGTAGTCGTTGAGCGCCATGAGGTCGGCGGGGCCGATCCTCCAGCGCGCACCTGCGAGTAGACGCATGAGCGCATCTGACCGGCCGGGGTCGTTAATCGCGGTGAGGGTTGCGATGATGTCTTGGACTTCGGGGGTTTCTGTTAGCCCTTTCAGCCCAACGACTTCGACGGGAATCCCGAGTTCGCGCAACGTTTCGGCGTAGGTTTCTTGGTTGGAGCGGACGCGTGTGAGCACTGCGACGCTCGGCCATTCGCCCTTATTCGCGTAATAGTTGTTGCGTTCTTGCTGGATGGTGTGGGCGAGCGCTTCTGCTTCGTCACGTTCCAGGAGGTAGGAAGCGAGACGAACTTCTGCGTGTTCTGCGTGTTCGTGCGCACGCAGCGGTGAGACGTCGAGGGTCCCCTGCTGCGGCAGGGTGATCTCGCTTGCGGGTTGCCGGGCGCTGGAATGTTTCCCGCGCAGAGGGCTCGAGATGTGGTTCGCGGCGTCGAGGATGCTGTGTCCGTTGCGCCACGCGATGGTGAGCTCCATCTGCGGTGCAGGTATGCGGGATCCGTCGTCATCGATTTTGCTGAACCGGTGTTTGAAGGATTCGAGCTGTCCGGCTGAGGCTCCGCGGAATGAGTAAATAGCTTGGTTGGGGTCGCCGACCGCGGTGATGCAGTGGTTGCCGTTGCCGAAGAGTCGGTGGAACAGCTCCATTTGTGCGTGGGAGGTGTCCTGGAATTCGTCGAGGAGCACCACGGGGAAACGTTCTTTGTACGCTGCCGCGATGTCCGGAAAACCTGCCAACGTTACGGCGTGTTTGATGAGGTCGCCGAAGTCGAGCAGCGACTGTTCACGTTTGAGGGTTTGGTAGCGCCCAGCGAGGTCGGCGATGACTGCTTTGACGCGTAGGAGGTCGATGAGTGGGCTCGGCCGTTTTGTTTGCCCTGTGGGGCCGAAGGGTAGTTCCTCGATGCGGTCGGCGTGTTCCAATAGCCAGTCGATGGTTTCGGCTGGTTCGACGAGGTGTTCGGCAGCCTGACTTGAATATTCCAGAGATGCTTGAATGAGAGTCGCCTTGGCTCCGGTTACTTGGCTCAGGTCGCCGTCGTAGCTGTTAGCGACGCGGTTCATGAGCATCCATTGCTGTGCTTCGTCGATGAGTTGCGCGTCCGGTTCGATCCCGATTCGCATCCCGTGATCGCGTACGAGTGATTGCGCGAACGAGTGATAGGTCGAGATTTCTGGGCTCAGTCCGCTTTGGAGGCTTTCGATCTCTTCGCCAGTGGAGCGGCGGAGGTTTTCGAGGCGGCCTCGTACGCGTTCGGCCAGCTCACCGGCGGCTTTGCGAGTGAAGGTGAGCCCTAGGATCCCTTCGGGCTGGACTTTCTGGTTCGCGACAAGCCACAGGACGCGGTCGGTCATGGTTGCTGTTTTGCCTGACCCCGCGCCTGCTACTACGAGCAGTGGCGACATGTCCGCGGCGATGACCTCGGCTTGTTCGCTGGTTGGTTCGAAGGCTCCGAGGATTTCGGCAAGTTGGCTTGGCGTGTATTTTTCGGCGCTCATGGGTGTGTGACCTGCCTTCCAGAGGAGCAGAGTGGGCATGTTCCTGGGTTTGCGCAAGGGAAACCACCGGGCAGGTGCCGGGCAAGGAAGTCTGCGGCAGACATGATCGCGGCGGCTTCGCGCACTCTCTGCTCAGCGTCCGCGACGCTGTTGGTTTCGATGATGCTCTCTTGCGACCGCAGCGTGTATTTTTTGTTGCTGCCCAGTCCGACGATGCGTCCCTCGGAAGGTGAGTTTCGGTGCTCCTCAGGGATCTGTTCGATGTCTTTGAGCGCTCCGTGGATGACTGCGAGCTGGTAGGTGCGCAGCTGATCGTTGGTTTTGACAGCCTCGTGGGTTGGCGGATATTTCCCGGTTTTGAGGTCGGTTATGACAGGTCGCCCGTCTTCGGTCATGTCGATGCGGTCGATGGAGCCGCTGATCGAGATTGGATTCCGCTCGCCTTCAGCAGGCGGCAGAGGGACCTTGAAACCGTGTTCTTCTTTCGCGGATGGGCGTGGTCGGGTGGCGACGTACGAGCTGAATTTATGAAGCATCTGCTCTGCTCGTTCGTGTTCACGCTTGCTTTCCCAATCTGATTCGAAGGCAAGCTCTTCCCACGCACTGTTGAGTGCTTTCTTCATGGAGTCGAAGTTGGCTTCTGGGAAGCGTTCTGCGATTGCGTGGATGAGCGTTCCGAGTGAGCGCGCGAAGTCGGTCGGCCTGACGCCCCCAGAGGCATGCATGAACCAGGTTTGTGGGCGTTCGATGGCGTCTTCCACTTTGGATCCGGAGACTTTGATCTCGTGCCCGGGTGCGGTGACGGGGTTTTCCGAGCTGAGTGGTGCTAGCCCCCACCATTCCTCTGGTGCAGCGCCGCGGACCGGTTCTTCGGTAGTGCTGAGGAATCCCAGCACGGTCGCGGCATCGTCGATGAGCTGTGCGGTGTCCCCTGCTTCTGCGGTGCGGCGCAGCATAGCGACGAGGGAGGCCAGGGTTGCTGGTCGTGGAA
Encoded proteins:
- the nudC gene encoding NAD(+) diphosphatase; its protein translation is MSFASVPFSGFGWDRGGMDRRDQAWLESALGDSATRVVVVDRSSVLVEGHELAPLTVGDLPADDAVVAWPDAVWLGRVDGETWVAVPASAGVETAGFEAALRDGVAWADVRQVAAGMSAQDAALAATSVAITAWNAANVFCARCGQRMCPIDAGWVRVCNEGHEEFPRLDPAVIVRITDEDDRVLVGHNAAWEPGRYSIFAGFVEPGESFEGAVRREMREEVGLDLTNITYMGSQPWPFPRSLMVGFTAKAASTAVVTQPDEIDEARWLSRDELRAAVADGTVRLPGSSSISYALLADWFGGALPVREAVGRA
- a CDS encoding phosphotransferase, giving the protein MKRSTFDLAAIATAAVPGLSAVQAGRLPEDSADFDSALIVDSKGKRWRVTSPRHVDASMKLETEQSALNTLTAAARATLPFSVPTIAGTVVQGQLRTFVYHHLVGHVLDLQELETEQGRELAREIGRAIAAIHALKHDLVEASGLPVFEAEDVRRGMLSQLDHVAESGKVPPELLRRWEEMMENVAWWKFNTTVVHGDLHEERLFINDGRLQAVTGWSALRVGDPAADLAWVLGIENPDTVDAIFDAYAEARGQLGDDDLRNRAMLAAEFALASWLSGALTHADQAQIDQAEASLQQLNENILAVQRYEEEQRRAAEEAERLRLEEEQRQREEAERQRLEEEQRQREEEAAREEEVAREAEAEAEETAAEFEDTAESDSTEPDAATESEGAIEDLDTTAIPVVDADEHATDAKGSKEHS
- a CDS encoding ATP-dependent DNA helicase, which produces MSAEKYTPSQLAEILGAFEPTSEQAEVIAADMSPLLVVAGAGSGKTATMTDRVLWLVANQKVQPEGILGLTFTRKAAGELAERVRGRLENLRRSTGEEIESLQSGLSPEISTYHSFAQSLVRDHGMRIGIEPDAQLIDEAQQWMLMNRVANSYDGDLSQVTGAKATLIQASLEYSSQAAEHLVEPAETIDWLLEHADRIEELPFGPTGQTKRPSPLIDLLRVKAVIADLAGRYQTLKREQSLLDFGDLIKHAVTLAGFPDIAAAYKERFPVVLLDEFQDTSHAQMELFHRLFGNGNHCITAVGDPNQAIYSFRGASAGQLESFKHRFSKIDDDGSRIPAPQMELTIAWRNGHSILDAANHISSPLRGKHSSARQPASEITLPQQGTLDVSPLRAHEHAEHAEVRLASYLLERDEAEALAHTIQQERNNYYANKGEWPSVAVLTRVRSNQETYAETLRELGIPVEVVGLKGLTETPEVQDIIATLTAINDPGRSDALMRLLAGARWRIGPADLMALNDYAEYRAKRRGYAIQNQLSADFESEDGTLESDRGYASDTGEIVESASLIEALHNLPKPGWVSKSGRSLSEAAHRRLTRLKDELTYLRSMANEDLPTLVTEIERALGLDIELLARPYAQEASARRHVDAFMDVVVTFDEAQETPDLTAFLEWLNIAIEHGGGFEEAPEPATDGTVQILTVHGSKGLEWDIVALPGMRESDFPTGRLTNWVKNAGEFPWPLRGDRQGLPQFTALEDPSQWVDNQQDLTDLNEIDSTRRKKKEGFPEYKAALIDHTVNEERRLAYVGVTRARDLVLCSTSRFKSTNKKPVEPSQFLIELTEMAVGEPTASNIVVSRTLTQEEENAEANPESSTVVEAAWPYDPLEGPTIRYIQPEPPAGSLPDGEQGSAEQDLRNLEEPHEASSQVQRVVPAPAAGRRAAVEAAADQVRAAAARLEAEGVRGETLAEHMHTDAGREWAHEAHLLLLERAAANQQETWKPSHVRASLLVEAGQNQSDAVRNLIRPVPHRPGIAAQQGTEFHEWVEEHFNKASGFGLDDQLIADHDVYEDADDSATLDALKEGFLASEWADRTPYQVEAPIETAIAGVSVRGFIDAVYQEGDGWLLVDWKTGRVPSSKELPAKARQLAVYRLAWSRLTGTPIEKIKTAFYYVGHGTTIWPDEDQLATETELETALNDVVNQGA